A single window of uncultured Pseudodesulfovibrio sp. DNA harbors:
- a CDS encoding phosphoadenosine phosphosulfate reductase family protein: protein MLTLDEKIAGTESLLQTLVENVDLERVRVAWTGGKDSTVVLFIWKAVLDNIGGGPIHAINLDTGCKFPEVMAFRDALTAEWGVDLYIARPKITLDGYPLAKDPLSCCRELKVEPLKQAVIETGASHVLSGIRFDEHPDRAERSAEEQRDDPPHYMINPILDWTEIDIWAFHDRFNLPHCELYDKGYRSLGCMPCTQRPTDGDGERSGRAASKEAILPTLTSLGYF from the coding sequence ATGCTTACCCTCGATGAAAAAATAGCCGGGACTGAGTCCCTTCTGCAGACATTGGTTGAAAATGTTGACCTTGAACGAGTGCGCGTAGCCTGGACTGGCGGTAAGGACTCTACTGTTGTCCTTTTTATCTGGAAGGCGGTGCTCGACAATATAGGGGGAGGGCCTATCCATGCTATTAATTTGGATACCGGTTGCAAATTCCCTGAAGTCATGGCCTTTCGTGATGCTTTGACCGCAGAATGGGGTGTTGATTTGTATATTGCCCGTCCGAAAATCACATTGGACGGCTACCCGCTGGCAAAAGATCCACTTTCCTGTTGTCGTGAATTGAAAGTTGAACCGCTCAAACAGGCTGTTATCGAGACCGGAGCCTCACATGTTTTGAGTGGTATTCGTTTCGATGAACATCCAGATCGCGCCGAGCGAAGTGCAGAAGAACAACGGGACGATCCTCCTCATTATATGATTAACCCTATCCTTGATTGGACTGAAATAGATATTTGGGCTTTTCATGACCGTTTCAATCTTCCGCATTGTGAACTCTATGACAAAGGGTATCGATCATTAGGATGTATGCCGTGTACACAGCGGCCAACGGACGGGGATGGCGAACGGTCTGGGCGTGCAGCTTCCAAGGAAGCTATTTTACCGACTTTGACCAGTCTTGGTTACTTCTAA
- a CDS encoding amino acid ABC transporter permease, translating into MWGFYFDQLMNSMPMFYKGMGVTVAVSALSLVGGTIIGVITGILRSNEGTFMSRILSIYVDFMRGTPFLVQLFIIFFILPEFGLQMEALTAAVVSLTIYAGSYICEIVSASIQAVPSGQEEACRSLGHTRNQAMILVVLPQALRMALPALVGQYVLLIKDSSIVSVIGLTDITRAGWLTVQRVPEGIMVFGLVGILYFVVCYPLIQLSNILEKKFSTGEMKL; encoded by the coding sequence ATGTGGGGATTTTACTTCGACCAACTCATGAACAGTATGCCCATGTTTTACAAAGGCATGGGTGTTACTGTAGCAGTGTCGGCGCTCAGTCTTGTCGGCGGCACCATTATTGGTGTCATCACCGGTATCCTGCGTTCCAACGAAGGCACATTCATGTCGCGCATTCTTTCAATCTATGTTGATTTTATGCGCGGAACACCATTCCTTGTCCAACTATTCATCATCTTCTTCATCCTGCCGGAATTCGGATTGCAGATGGAAGCCCTCACTGCGGCGGTGGTCAGTCTGACCATCTATGCAGGGTCCTACATCTGTGAGATCGTGTCTGCGTCCATTCAAGCTGTTCCGTCAGGTCAGGAAGAGGCCTGCCGCTCTCTGGGGCACACGCGAAACCAGGCGATGATTCTCGTGGTGTTGCCACAGGCATTACGCATGGCATTACCAGCTCTTGTCGGGCAGTATGTATTGCTCATCAAGGATTCCTCCATCGTCTCAGTTATCGGATTGACAGATATCACCCGTGCCGGATGGCTCACTGTCCAACGCGTGCCAGAAGGGATTATGGTCTTTGGGCTTGTTGGGATATTATACTTTGTAGTGTGTTATCCGTTGATTCAGCTTTCCAACATATTGGAAAAGAAATTCTCTACCGGAGAAATGAAGTTGTAG
- a CDS encoding ABC transporter substrate-binding protein → MKRLSICLALMLSMMLAVASTASADALAEIVKRGELRVAVQTQCPPFSFLDKNGDRTGSSVEFCRLMAKEMGVKIKFLDYDWDGLIPALLSGKADMLAADMTANLQRALKVSFTDAFYYTGSVAVAKADSKITSWDQINKEGMKVAVLLGGTGEADAKRLFPKAEIKSYKGGGPMLLNAIMAGKADVAVNDKTSISGSLASFPPNSTHFVGDIMSKQPLAFAVRHEDETLRQWVNLFFGWVKSDGRYDENIKYWVDSKAWEKDH, encoded by the coding sequence ATGAAACGTCTTTCAATTTGCCTGGCACTCATGCTGTCCATGATGCTGGCCGTAGCTTCTACCGCATCTGCAGATGCACTGGCTGAAATCGTCAAGCGCGGCGAACTTCGCGTTGCCGTCCAAACCCAATGTCCCCCGTTCAGTTTTCTGGACAAAAATGGTGACCGTACCGGTTCTTCAGTCGAATTCTGCCGCCTGATGGCCAAAGAAATGGGCGTCAAAATCAAATTTCTGGATTACGACTGGGACGGCCTGATTCCTGCCCTGCTGTCTGGTAAAGCAGACATGCTGGCCGCAGATATGACCGCCAACCTTCAGCGTGCACTCAAAGTGTCCTTCACCGATGCATTCTACTACACAGGTTCTGTCGCCGTTGCCAAAGCCGATTCAAAGATCACAAGCTGGGACCAGATCAACAAGGAAGGCATGAAAGTCGCCGTCCTGCTCGGTGGTACTGGCGAAGCTGATGCCAAGCGCCTCTTCCCCAAGGCTGAGATCAAGTCTTACAAAGGTGGCGGCCCAATGCTCCTAAATGCCATCATGGCTGGTAAGGCTGACGTGGCTGTCAACGACAAGACTTCCATCTCCGGCAGCCTGGCTTCCTTCCCCCCGAACTCCACGCACTTCGTGGGTGACATCATGTCCAAGCAGCCTCTGGCCTTCGCCGTCCGTCATGAAGACGAAACACTGCGCCAGTGGGTCAACCTCTTCTTCGGTTGGGTCAAGTCCGATGGCCGCTACGACGAAAACATCAAGTACTGGGTCGATTCCAAGGCCTGGGAAAAAGATCACTAG
- a CDS encoding amino acid ABC transporter permease has protein sequence MAHLHTDSSHMLEYFNFRIIWEYMPLFMEGLYHTAWISLVGIIGSLIVGMIACSCRISGIKLLAAPAIAFIEVIRSTPLLAQLYFLYFGLPSLGIQVNELTTGIVALSFNSGAYVAEILRAGIKGIPAGQVEAAMGQGFNVYQRFFYVILPQALANTLPPMLGQAIVLVKDSAVLSLISVMELTRAGQMLNSERFMPSEAFLTVAVLYLLVYYVLKGLTKYYQMRMTRFRSA, from the coding sequence ATGGCGCATCTTCATACGGATTCGTCGCACATGCTCGAATATTTCAACTTCCGCATCATCTGGGAGTACATGCCCCTGTTCATGGAGGGGCTGTACCATACTGCCTGGATTTCGTTGGTCGGCATCATTGGCTCACTCATCGTGGGCATGATTGCCTGTTCCTGCAGAATTTCAGGAATCAAATTGCTTGCAGCCCCGGCCATTGCCTTCATCGAAGTCATCCGGTCCACTCCCCTGCTGGCTCAACTTTATTTTCTTTACTTCGGACTTCCTTCCCTCGGTATTCAGGTCAATGAACTGACAACCGGCATCGTGGCTCTCTCCTTCAACTCCGGAGCGTACGTGGCTGAAATCCTCCGAGCCGGAATCAAGGGTATTCCAGCCGGACAGGTTGAAGCCGCCATGGGACAAGGGTTCAACGTCTATCAACGGTTTTTCTACGTCATTCTGCCTCAGGCTCTTGCCAACACATTGCCTCCGATGCTCGGGCAGGCCATCGTGTTGGTCAAGGACTCCGCTGTGTTATCCCTCATCTCGGTGATGGAACTGACTCGCGCCGGGCAGATGCTCAACTCCGAGCGATTCATGCCGTCCGAAGCCTTCCTGACTGTGGCCGTCCTCTACCTGCTCGTCTACTATGTGCTCAAGGGACTGACCAAATACTACCAAATGCGCATGACGCGCTTCAGGAGCGCATAA
- a CDS encoding pyridoxamine 5'-phosphate oxidase family protein, whose protein sequence is MSKQKMKLIEDMVKGKDICVLATSDGNTPHTSLMNYFADHAVMKFYFLSSKTSKKSKNLKKNPHVSILIDRRDENSALSITGVYSPIKKQQTVNAIIKLFLLKSPHMKDFAEHPDTELIRIEGKSAELVEGFSDVFSTKLINF, encoded by the coding sequence ATGAGCAAGCAAAAAATGAAACTCATTGAAGACATGGTCAAGGGTAAGGATATCTGTGTGCTGGCCACTTCCGATGGCAACACGCCTCACACGTCCCTGATGAACTACTTTGCAGACCATGCAGTCATGAAATTTTACTTTCTGTCATCCAAGACATCAAAAAAAAGCAAAAACCTTAAAAAGAATCCACATGTCAGCATACTCATCGACCGACGGGATGAAAATAGCGCCCTGTCCATCACCGGAGTGTACTCGCCCATCAAAAAACAACAAACAGTGAACGCCATTATCAAACTATTTCTCCTGAAAAGCCCGCACATGAAGGACTTTGCGGAGCATCCCGACACTGAATTGATACGCATAGAAGGAAAATCAGCTGAACTTGTTGAGGGTTTTTCTGATGTTTTTTCCACTAAATTAATAAATTTCTAA